The Arachis duranensis cultivar V14167 chromosome 9, aradu.V14167.gnm2.J7QH, whole genome shotgun sequence genomic sequence CCTAATACAATGAACTTAAGTTCTCTTTACGATTTAACTCTATTCTACTGACAGATTGAGAAATTTTTCAATCCTAACTTTACTCACACCTTAAAGTTTCAAATCCAATCCTatcaacaacaaatcaaatttttttctaataaaaataatatttaatcgtTTCATGTTTCACAAacatactaataaaataaaaaagaggtaAACACCAAATCAGTACCCGAAAGGTTCTGGCACTGGCAAAATGGTACTTGACTTTTGCTATTAACAAAAATAGTccctaaaagattttaaaatttgacaagcaTATCCTCGAGCTCGCCAGAAGAAATCTCCGACAAGCATAATGCTGACAGGACCATCGTATTCTGGTGACCTGGCAAACCATCCTCCAAACCTTAATCCCTTCCTCCCAACGTAGACTCCCCATCCATCTCCCTCCCCATACCCAACGCAACCCCTCTCTCTTCCTCCCTATCGCAGCCCCCCTTTTGTCTCCCTCCCCATCACAGCCTCCCCCCGAAACGCACATTCCCNNNNNNNNNNNNNNNNNNNNNNNNNNNNNNNNNNNNNNNNNNNNNNNNNCCCCATCACAGCCCCCTCCCCAACACACACTCTCCTTCCCCTCCCTCAACACCACAACTCGCAGCAACAATTACCTCAACATCAACAGCAACAgcaagcaacaacaacaacaaccccAACACACACTTTCCCCTCTCTCCCATCGCAGCAACAACCTCAACTGCAAGAGCACCATCAAAGACCATCGCCACCACCATCGAAACCACAACAAGGCCTGGAATAGTCGCGTCCCCTCAACTCCTCAgcctttttctctttctatttatatatgtatgttacgtgtttgtataaatatatgtgtgtgtgtgtgtgaatggatattgttattgttattattatggtCCTCcgagaagagaaaaaaggaaggagggaaaagagagaaggaggaacAAGTAAGGTTAGGTTCTGAGTGTGCATGTTCTTTTGTTAGTTCTGTTTGGGATTCTGATGATGTTTCTGCTGTTATTCCTGCTTTTGCTGCTGTAATTAGAGAAGCAGAAGGAAAGGGGAGTGTGTGTTGGGGAGGGGGCTGCGATAGGGAGGGAGAGGGAAAGGGGTTGCGATGGGGAGGGAGTGTGCATTGGGTANNNNNNNNNNNNNNNNNNNNNNNNNNNNNNNNNNNNNNNNNNNNNNNNNNNNNNNNNNNNNNNNNNNNNNNNNNNNNNNNNggagagggagagggaggggGGAGTGTGCATTGGGGAGGGAGAGGGCTGCGATGGGGAGAGAGATGGAGGGGGAGTCTACGTTGGGAGGAAGAGATTAGAGCGCTAGAATCTTTCGAGTATCGATTTGGTATTCacctcaataaaaaatataaaattaagtctatattaaaatttagaataacaaaaaataataaaatttatgtcaaaattattaaaaaaagatgtgGGTTCGATCTCTATTAACTTTATCATAcatgttaataatttttaactaccgattataatatataaaaaatgcgAATAGATCACATAAAGAGGTTTAAATTTGTACACCCGCTCACTTCTCAATCTAACTCGTTGTGGATCAAATTGTCAACCCTATCCCAACAAATTGGATTGGATTAGATACCGCAGATAAGGGTAGTATTATTAGATCTATTTGGAATACTAAAAATGACGAGTTGTAACTTGTGAGACTGGTATTATATAACTGGCAAGGAACAGCAAAGGGTGCTGCCCTTTTGCTTTTGGGGTCTTACACAGCAAGAGTGACATAATTATGTAAAAAACCTGAAACGGTAGTAGAAGTTAAAGTAGTACAACATTGGAACTTAAGTGTACATTTACATTGTTTGAAGCCTGGCCGGCACACCACATTTCAATTTTCCAACTGTAACATGAACAACAAAGTCCACCCTCCACCTTGGATTTTCAGAATCTTGTACTTGTCACTGTGGCTCTCCTTTTTCCacccaaaattttaattagtaaaaaaaagaaaagaaaagaaaagaaaaaaacaaaatatttcatATCATATCAAATTCCAAAGCCCCATCATTGGTTGTACCCTCAAAAAAACTTTCACTCCTTTATAAAGTTTTCAACTGACTTTCAAAAACAATGCAAGTTATCACTCCCATTAACTGTTTGACAATAGTCCTGTGTCAACTTTACTCAACTACTATACTTACTTGCCattggttttcacttttcaataGTCATTTCTTGAAAGGCTAATTGATAATGGGGGTGGTGAAGATGAATATGAGATGGCCTCCATGGCCACAACATCTATGGCCCAAGAAGTTTGAGGCAATTGTGATTGTACAAAGGCTTGAAGGAACATCAAGCTTGGTGaagaggttgaagaagaaggcTCATGAGGAGTTGGGATCATTGGTGGTTGAGATCAAATGGAAGGGCCAGAAGAAGGGTAGTGTATCCTTGAGGTCCCTTGGGGCCTCCATGAAGAGAAGCTTCACCAGTGTTGTTGCTCTAATTGGTGGTGAAGGTGAAGGTGAAGGTGAAGGAGTGGTTCAATGGAACCAGGAGTTTAGAAATGTTTGCACCTTTAATGGCTACAAGGACCATGACATGTTTCATCCATGGGAAGTTATGTTCACTGTCTCCAATGTGAGTCTCAATAACAAATCCATGATAATAtccattctttcttctatttGATTTTTGGGTGTgggaaatattatatatttaatacttGTTTTAAAGACATTTATAGTCATGCATTCACATTTATTTGATACAAatgaatttcatttttttttttttttaccaaacatCAATATTATTTGCAATAAGCCATGTTTCTTATTTGTGGCCAGAAAGAACTATATTTTGAGAATGAATAACTTAGgttcaattttatttccttgttcttatggATCCTTTTAGATTCAATgttatttccttgttcttatggATTCTTTCTTTTTGTACTGAATTAGGTTTATAACAAAGGGCCCAAAACAATGGCCTCTGTAATTGGAGTTGCATCAGTAGACTTAGCCAAAGACATGCCTGCAGCTGTGGATAAAAAGACCGAAATTCTAATTCCTTTGAATGTTCCTGGCACCACTAGTACTAATCTCTCACTTTGTGTAAGTTTCTTTTTgttccttctttttctccttgtgATGCCCTTTAATTGTTGAAATTTCAAGTAAACTATCTCATATATCTTTTATACTGataatgcataaaaattaaattcatagaTATATAACCTTATTGGCCTATTACTTTAAAGTTTTAGGTCATAAACTCATAATGTGTCGTCTGACTAGTTTCGTGTTTCTCATTGCATCAAACATGATTTCTGTTTAACAGGTATCCCTCAGATTACTGAAATTGGAGACACTTAAAGAGTATTTGGATGCAGAGCATCGATCAATGGAGCATGTTCCTTCTTTGCCATCTTCTCCAGAATCTCCCTCAACGAGTAGAAACGAACCTTCTACACTTAAAGTAGGTCTAAGAAGAGTAAAAATCTTTGCTGAGTATGTATCTACTGTGAAAGCTAAGAAGGGAAACTTAAAAGATGAAGGAAATGATGTTACGAGTTCCAACAGAAGCGAAGATTCCGAACATAGATATAGATCCGACACAGATTCATTAGATAATGATTCTGCCATTGATTTGCATGAGAAGAACAAAGAAGGTTCATATGTTAGATGTTCTTCATTGGGTTATGGGACATTAGACTCCGTAAATTTTGTAGGAGGATCACCTTGTCTAAGTTCATTTTTCAGTAGTGAAGATGATTTTGGAGTAGCACATGTTGAGAATTACAATACACTTGATCAGATAGAGTGTCATGGTTCGAGGAATAGAATCATTTCTTGGAGGAAAAAGaaactgaaatttaaatatttgaaggTGAAAAAAGGGGAGCTACTTCTGAAAAGGGATAATGGAGA encodes the following:
- the LOC107466494 gene encoding uncharacterized protein LOC107466494, whose amino-acid sequence is MGVVKMNMRWPPWPQHLWPKKFEAIVIVQRLEGTSSLVKRLKKKAHEELGSLVVEIKWKGQKKGSVSLRSLGASMKRSFTSVVALIGGEGEGEGEGVVQWNQEFRNVCTFNGYKDHDMFHPWEVMFTVSNVYNKGPKTMASVIGVASVDLAKDMPAAVDKKTEILIPLNVPGTTSTNLSLCVSLRLLKLETLKEYLDAEHRSMEHVPSLPSSPESPSTSRNEPSTLKVGLRRVKIFAEYVSTVKAKKGNLKDEGNDVTSSNRSEDSEHRYRSDTDSLDNDSAIDLHEKNKEGSYVRCSSLGYGTLDSVNFVGGSPCLSSFFSSEDDFGVAHVENYNTLDQIECHGSRNRIISWRKKKLKFKYLKVKKGELLLKRDNGEVGGDDIDYDRRQLSSSDGYPVKWHKIEETIAPRQSFVPEFEGNNFMVGGWECKEFISRDKRTKLHTQVFFASFDQRSKHSGGEGACAVLVAVIADWLKANRVEIPIKCQFDGLIKDGSLEWRILCEKKEHMKKFPDKHLDLDTVLQAKISSIFVLPEKSFVGFFIPEEGTTKSGGFEFLQGAMSFDRIWEEISISASKLNINDDPLVYIVGWNDHFFVLKVEQDAYYIIDTLGERLYEGCKQAYILKFDASSTIEKLMAKENQELNEIICRGMESCKEYIKRFLAAITVRGVQLEVKKGLKPSKPLHHRLQIEFYYTQLKQQ